A portion of the bacterium genome contains these proteins:
- a CDS encoding carboxypeptidase-like regulatory domain-containing protein → MHKLTVPLLAVFLVFLGCATTTGPDGNGDSFDPDHLSGYVYAADGETPVAGALVELTYYGVLAADYTTTTDTEGEFVFDQELPDGGALLEASKGGFHAETDVNVPGDFDEDVRLDLEIDSSEIAVVPGYFDSIEDILDELGYDYTTLSDADLADWSNLEPLQMLFLNCGSDTDWASDADVIANLERFVDEGGYLYASDWEWEYIEAVWPDAIEFLDLEGDGGPLWGEEGTVTGEVMRQELEDYLGSHTVDIYYNLGCWAVILDAGPGTEVLLQGDIEYYDGSAEDAPLMVDFSYGAGKVGYTTFHNEAQLDDQVRTVLVYFIFNQPEGARK, encoded by the coding sequence ATGCACAAACTGACTGTACCTTTACTGGCGGTCTTTTTAGTGTTCCTGGGCTGCGCCACCACCACCGGCCCCGACGGAAACGGCGACAGCTTCGACCCCGACCACCTCTCCGGCTACGTCTACGCCGCGGATGGCGAGACCCCGGTGGCCGGCGCGCTGGTCGAGCTGACGTACTACGGCGTACTCGCCGCGGATTACACGACGACCACCGATACCGAGGGCGAGTTCGTCTTCGACCAGGAGCTGCCTGACGGCGGCGCCCTCCTGGAGGCCTCCAAGGGCGGCTTCCACGCCGAAACTGACGTGAACGTCCCCGGCGACTTCGACGAGGACGTCAGGCTCGACCTCGAGATTGATTCCAGCGAAATCGCTGTCGTTCCCGGGTATTTCGATTCCATCGAGGACATTCTCGACGAACTGGGCTACGACTACACCACGCTCTCCGATGCCGACCTAGCCGACTGGAGCAACCTGGAACCCTTGCAGATGCTTTTCCTGAACTGCGGCTCCGACACCGATTGGGCCTCCGACGCCGACGTAATCGCCAACCTGGAGCGCTTCGTGGACGAGGGCGGCTACCTCTACGCCTCGGACTGGGAGTGGGAGTACATCGAGGCGGTCTGGCCCGACGCCATCGAGTTCCTGGACCTGGAAGGGGACGGTGGACCCCTGTGGGGCGAAGAGGGCACCGTCACCGGCGAAGTCATGCGCCAAGAGCTCGAGGACTACCTGGGCAGCCACACCGTGGATATTTATTACAACCTGGGCTGTTGGGCGGTCATCCTGGATGCCGGTCCGGGGACCGAGGTCCTCCTCCAGGGCGACATCGAGTATTACGACGGCTCGGCGGAAGACGCGCCGCTGATGGTGGACTTCTCCTACGGCGCGGGCAAGGTGGGCTACACCACCTTCCACAACGAGGCCCAGCTCGACGACCAGGTGCGCACCGTGCTGGTGTACTTCATCTTCAACCAGCCCGAGGGCGCCCGGAAGTGA